The DNA segment TGGGGGAGGGTGGACCGAGGGGGTCGGGGAGCGGAGTGTCAAGGTGCTCGGGGTGCTTGAACTGCTCGCTGCCGCAGGGCTCGTACTGCCCGCGCTCCTGGACCGCGTGCCCGTCCTCGTCCCGGTGACCGCCGCCTGCTGGGTGCTGTTGATGATCGGGGCGATGGTCACCCACGGGCGGCGCCGCGAGTTCGGGTTCGTGGTGCTGAACCTGGCCTACCTCGCACTCGCCGCCTTCATCGCCTGGGGGCGGTTCGGGCCGGAGTCGTTCACCGGATGATCGGGCGCCTCCCACCTCGGACACATCCTCCTTAATCACCCCAGCCCCAGATTCACCCCCTGTAAAAGGGTGATCCCCCACCTTTCCCCCGTGACCCCCTCCCCCGCGCGCCGTTGTACGGGAAGTGCGGCGGCGATCTCGGCCGCTCCACTCCCCCCGAGCGACACAAGCGACATAAGGAGAACGTGATGTCTCGCATTGCGAAGGCAGCCGTCGTGGCCCTCGGCACCGGTGCCGTGATGGTCGGTGGCGCCGGTCTGGCGCTGGCCGACGCGACCGCCGGGGGCGCGGCCGTCGGCTCGCCCGGCGTGGCGTCCGGCAACGTGGTCCAGGTTCCGGTCAACATCCCGGTCAACCTGTGCGGCAACACCATCGACGTGGTCGGCCTGCTGAACCCGGCCTTCGGCAACACCTGCGCCAACGTCAGCACGCCGGCGCCCATGCAGGAGGCCCCCGAGGGTTACGGCTACGGCAACTGAGCCCCGCCCCCTCCGCGAAGAGCCCCGGCACCCTGAGCGCCGGGGCTCTTCGCATGCCCCCAGAAAACGCCCCCTCACCCGTACCTGTAGATCCCGCTCACATCCTCCAGCGAGTCCGGCGTGACGTTCCACGGCGGCATCTTGTCCAGCCGTGCCACGACCCGTCCCCGCTGCTTGTCACCGGGGCCCGGCTGGGTCGCCGGCAGGTAGCGGTGGGTCTTGTGGGCCTGTTGCCAGCGGTACCACTGGTAGTCGATGAAGGCGTGGTGCAGCCAGAACACCGGGTCGTTGACCGAGGCGCCGCCGAGCATCACGCCCCCGACCCACCGGTGCACCCGGTTGTGGTTGTGCCAGGAGGCGCTGCCGCCGCCCGTCCCCCACCCCTCCAGCTTGTTGCGGAAGCCCCGGGTGACGGTCGAGTCCCACGGGGAGACGTCGTACGCCGGGTCGTCCAGCGCCCACTGCAGCTCGCTCTTGGTGGGGAGCTGGAGCGGGGAGGCGGCGCGGCCGAGGTCGCGGGTGAGGTACTTGCCGTCGGTGATGCCCTCCTTGATGGTCCAGTGCCCGGCCGCGTACGCGAACGGCCCGGTGGTCACCTGCCGGTCGCTCTTGCGGCCGTTACCGCCGAGGAGGTCCTTGGTCCAGGGCGCCGAGGCCGTACCTCGGTCGCGGGTCCAGTCCCAGTACGGCACGGTCACCGAGGAGTCCACCCGGCGCAGCGCCCGCTCCAGCTCCAGCAGGAAGCGCCGGTGCCAGGGCAGGAAGGAGGGGGCCATGTGGGCGGCGCGCAGGCCCTTCTCGCCGTCCGCCGTGTAGTAGTCGATGTGCGTCCGCACGAACGCGTCGTACTCGCCGCGCCGTTTGACCTCCAGCATGGCGTTGACGAAGCGCCGCTTCTCGTTCGCGGTGAGCGCGGCGGCGTTCTTACGCACGTACGCCATGCGCGCCCCCCATCCCGTGTCCCGTGTGCCCGCCGCCGACCGGTCCCGGGGCCATCTCGCGCAGCCGCTGGCCGGGGCCGATCTCGTCCACGGCGGCCCGCGCCGCCTCCAGCGGGGTGGCGTACGAGGTGTAGTGGTCGACCATGCTCATCCAGGTGCCGTCGGCGCGGCGCATCAGGTGCAGCGGGCGCCCGTCGACGGTGATCTGCCACTCGCCCTCGTCGGCCCGGCGCGCGGCGGCCGGGACCAGGAAGCCCTGGATGCGGTGGCCGCGGTAGGTCTCGTCGAAGGCCCTGTCCTCCGCACTCCCGGCCGGGGGCAGTGGGCGGGACGCGGCGACCACCGGGGCCAGTCCCAGGGCGGCCACCGAGGCCAGCAGGCCGCGCGTCACCTCCCGCCGTGACGGTTTACCCCCTCTGACCTGCCGTTCCGTCCCCACGGCCACACCACCGGCACCGACGACCATCACTCACTCCCTCGTCCGCAGTTCGGCTTGTCACAGCGGTAACCGCGCGAGGGCGCCCGGGGTCACCGCACAGCGGCCATCCGGGGGGCGAGCAGGAGTCAGCGCAGGCTGCGGGCCGGGAGCATGACGTGGGCCGCGGTCATCAGCGTCTCGTCGGCGCCGGCGAAGGCGGCCAGCGCGGCGGGGTCGACGGTCACACCGGGGCGGCCCTCGGGCCAGGCGCGGGTGGTGAAGACGAGGTAGGCGTGGCCGCGCCGGGCGACGGCGTCGAGCCACTCCGGCGGGGCGTCGGCCTGGGCGACGAGCTGGGGCATCCGGACGACCGCCTGGCCGGCCTCGACGAGCAGGGTGACGGGGAGGCTCGGCCGGGTGGCGCCGTCGACGACGGTGCCGATGGTCAGGCCGTTCATCTCCAGGAGCTGGGTGACGGCGGCTGAGGTGGCGCGCGGTCCGCCCTCGGCGTCCCCGAGGGAGTACGCCAGCAGGTAGGGCATGTCGCCGCCGTCGGGGGCCTCGCCGCTCCAGGCCAGGACGACGAGGGTGCCGAGCTCGGCGGCGCGGAAGGCTTCGCTTGTGGTTGAGGTCACCGCGCGACCCTATCCACGGCCGGCGGGCGGACCGGGGGGCCGCTCACTCGTCCGGGGGACGGCCGGGAGGTGCTCCACACGATCGGGGGAAGCGGCCTCGAAACCGGGCGACGCGCTCGAACACCAAGCGCTCGGACACCAATCACTCGGACACCGAGCGCACGGACACCGAGCGGGCGGACACCGAGCGCACGGACACGAAGGGAGGGCCGGTCCGCGCGGCGCGGTCCGGCCCTCCCTTGGCCACACTCGCTCAGCTCTGCAGCGGCAGCCCGCCGAGCATCGGGTTGTGCGTGTTCAGGGCGGTGGTCGCGCCCTTGACGGTGCTGAGTACGGAGTCCTTGTTCTCGGTGTTCAGCGCGTCCGACTGGTGCTGGAGCGGCATCACGTCACGCACCTTCAGACCGCCCTTGGCGATCTGGTCCACGGCGCCGTTCAGGCTGCTTGGCGTCAGGTCGCCGGAGTAGGCGAACGCGGGCGCGGCGACGCCGGTGAGGGCGATGGAACCGGCCAGGACGGCGGCGGCCTTCAGGGACTTCATCATGTTCCTCTCCTCGGCAACTCGCGTCGCCCCGGGGTGTTCCGACGCCATGCCCAACGAGTCACGGCCGGGGCGGAAACCCTGTGTGCACAAGACATATGAAATCCCGTGCACCCAGGGGGTACCCACATACGACAGCGGCCCGGCCGTCCGTGCGGACAGCCGGGCCGAAGTGCGCGTCGGACGACCTCAGTCGTTGACGCAGGTGTTGCCGAAGGCCGGGTTCAGCAGGCCGATGACGTCGATGGTGTTGCCGCAGACGTTGACCGGCACGTGGACCGGGATCTGGACGACGTTGCCCGAGAGAACGCCCGGCGAGTTCGCGGCGACGGCCTGCGCGCCGGAGTCGGCAGCGGCGATACCGGCACCGCCGGCGACGGCCGCCACGGCGGCGGAGGTCAGGACCAGACCCTTCGCAATACGCGACATGGAGAGGTGCTCCTTGGAAATCGAGACAAACATCCGGGCGGGCTGCCCGACGCACTGTCAACGCGAGCCGCCGCGAGGGGTTGTGCCGCCAAAGGGGTGATCTCCGCGAGAACGGTGGCCGCGTCCGCCGCACGCTCGCGTCGTTGCGCCGCTCCGGCCGCCGCGCTCACTAGAGTCGCGGCCCTCTCCTCCGTACCAGGTCCGGACGCCGCGCGTGGCGGGCACCGGCTCACGTTTCAGGGAGGCGCCGTGCCGCGCCGTCGTACGCCGGGCGCACGGAAGTGGCCGGGCGCGGGTCCACCGGACGACGTACCGGAGCGCACGACCGGCGCGGCAGGGCGCGTACGGGTCCGGCGCCAGGCCGGCTACGCCAGGCCGTCCGGACGCGGGACCGAGGGTGGCCGATCTCGGGCGCGTCGCGCGGGCGCGGCGGTGACCCGCCGGGCCATCTGCTCGTTCCCCACCGGGACGCGGCGAGGGCCGGTGTGCTCTTCACCGCGGAGGACGCCCGGCAGCGAGGCGCGGTCCCGACCAGACCTAAGCGCCCCTGTGAGCGAGGTATCCCGCCCATGCACCAGCCAGTTTCCGACGCCCGAGAACGGGTGCTGCATGTTTCGCAGCCCGTCGACGGCGGAGTCGCACGGGTCGTGCTCGACCTGGCGCGCGCCCAGCTCGCGGCCGGCGTGCGCGTCGTGATCGCCTGCCCAGGCGGCCGACTGGCCACGGAAGCACAGGAGATAGGCGCCGAGGTGCGGCTCTGGCGGGCCACCCGGTCACCGGGTCCCGCGCTGCCCGGCGAGGTACGGCGGCTCGCCCGCCTCGTCGGGGAGGTACGGCCCGCACTGGTGCACGCGCACAGCGCCAAGGCCGGTCTGGCCGGCCGTCTCGCCCTGCGGGGCCGTATTCCGACCGTCTTCCAGCCGCATGCCTGGTCCTTCGAGGCCGTCGGCGGTCTCACCGGCGCGCTCGCCCTGCGCTGGGAGCGGTT comes from the Streptomyces seoulensis genome and includes:
- a CDS encoding DoxX family protein — protein: MDLALWISAWVLAVVALVGGVSKTFVAKEKLAGVHGGGWTEGVGERSVKVLGVLELLAAAGLVLPALLDRVPVLVPVTAACWVLLMIGAMVTHGRRREFGFVVLNLAYLALAAFIAWGRFGPESFTG
- a CDS encoding chaplin → MSRIAKAAVVALGTGAVMVGGAGLALADATAGGAAVGSPGVASGNVVQVPVNIPVNLCGNTIDVVGLLNPAFGNTCANVSTPAPMQEAPEGYGYGN
- a CDS encoding tyrosinase family protein, which encodes MAYVRKNAAALTANEKRRFVNAMLEVKRRGEYDAFVRTHIDYYTADGEKGLRAAHMAPSFLPWHRRFLLELERALRRVDSSVTVPYWDWTRDRGTASAPWTKDLLGGNGRKSDRQVTTGPFAYAAGHWTIKEGITDGKYLTRDLGRAASPLQLPTKSELQWALDDPAYDVSPWDSTVTRGFRNKLEGWGTGGGSASWHNHNRVHRWVGGVMLGGASVNDPVFWLHHAFIDYQWYRWQQAHKTHRYLPATQPGPGDKQRGRVVARLDKMPPWNVTPDSLEDVSGIYRYG
- a CDS encoding tyrosinase cofactor encodes the protein MVVGAGGVAVGTERQVRGGKPSRREVTRGLLASVAALGLAPVVAASRPLPPAGSAEDRAFDETYRGHRIQGFLVPAAARRADEGEWQITVDGRPLHLMRRADGTWMSMVDHYTSYATPLEAARAAVDEIGPGQRLREMAPGPVGGGHTGHGMGGAHGVRA
- a CDS encoding DUF5949 family protein; this encodes MTSTTSEAFRAAELGTLVVLAWSGEAPDGGDMPYLLAYSLGDAEGGPRATSAAVTQLLEMNGLTIGTVVDGATRPSLPVTLLVEAGQAVVRMPQLVAQADAPPEWLDAVARRGHAYLVFTTRAWPEGRPGVTVDPAALAAFAGADETLMTAAHVMLPARSLR
- the chpG gene encoding chaplin ChpG → MSRIAKGLVLTSAAVAAVAGGAGIAAADSGAQAVAANSPGVLSGNVVQIPVHVPVNVCGNTIDVIGLLNPAFGNTCVND